Genomic DNA from Niabella ginsenosidivorans:
TAATAATCCTTGCTGCCAGGTCTCTTTTTTTCAGCTTATAATAATAATCGTTCTCCGCCTGCTGAAATTCCTGCTTTCCAATGGCCTTATTCTGGTACAGGTATTTATCCATATTATAAACGCGTTCCGCTTCTTTCAGCTGGCTTTCGGCATCGGTCATCTGGTTCAGGTTGTTCACGGTATTTTGTTGTGCGGTCACTTTAGCCAGTTGTACCTGCGCCAGGGTTGTATATACATACGATTGCTGCCCTACCAGGCTTAGCTCCAGGTCGGTGTTGCTCAGTCTCAGAATAGGTTCTCCTTTTTTCATCATGGCCCCGTCCTCTACATATTTTTCTTCAACCCGGCCTCCTTCCATTGCATCCAGGTAAATAGTGCTGGCGGGCATTACAATTCCGTTTACGGGAATATATTCTTTAAAAGGTGCTTTTTTAACCTCACTGATTGTAATACGTTCGGTATCCACGTTCAGTTTGCTTTTACCGCTCGCCATTACAATGCTGAATATAATCAGCAGCACCAGGGCTGTAATGCCGGCAATGGTCCAGATCCGTTTTTTGTTCCAGAACTTCTTTTCAATAACTCTGTCCACGATTGGTCTTTTTATTATTTGATTCCGTATTGAATGTCAAACCTGCCAGAAGCATTATTACCGCTGAATGTTACTGTATAGGATTGGTTAGAAGGCAGTGCCAGCTCATTGCTGACCCGCTGGTCAACCTGCTCCTCCACCAGCACTTTGTTGCCGGAACTGACCAGCATCTTTAAATACCCTGATCCTTTCTCCACATTATAAGCAACATAGCCCCGTCCTTCCCCCTTCAGATCCATCCTGAATTTCTGTTTCCCGGTCAGGTTGGTGAACCCGGCAGAATGGTGCCCTGGTGTGTCTGCCCCCTGCCATGCATTGGCAGTAACGCCCGTATACCGGTTGCAGGCGCTCAGACAAAAAACAAAAACGATACAAATACTTATTTTCTTCATTACATGCTATTGCTTCTGTTATCTATCCCTTAACAATATGCCAATTTGATAAAAATATACAAATCAACACATTGGGCAATTAAACGCTAACTTTTTCGTCCGCTACCGCACAGAAACTGTCCGGTTTTGATACAGTTGTTGGTTGTAAGAGGCCAGAGCAATGAGAAGCAATCAGTTATGAATCAAACTTTCGCAGACCTGAGCCATTTCAATCCCGTTGCTCATTTCTCATTCCGATTCCGAGTTATCGGGACTATCGGGCCTCATTTTTTAAAAAAATGGAGCAACCAAGACTAATCGCTCCGTGAATTATACATGAGAAGCTTTTGGATCGGTTTAATGGAAGTTACAGATCTCCCCTGTCATAAATACGCTTTTGGATGATGCCGCCATCGGAATCTACCACAACATTGAACATTTTTTTATGGTCCAGTAAAACAATGTAATAAGATACATCATTATTTTTTGAAAATTCGGTTACGCCCATGATCTCTTTATTTTCAAACGCTTTCTTTACGCTGTAGCGGATGTTTACCGGAAGATCTTCTTCCTTATAGTAACGAAGCATGGACACCAGCTTTCCATTATTATCAATAACGACCCTCATCCGGATCGTGTTCAAATTAAAGCTGGCTTCATTTTGTTTGCCTGTTATTCTCCAGCTTACGTCAGCGGCTTCTGAAAATACCTGGTGGAATGTTTCCAGTGCCTTTGCACTGACTGCCGGCTCATCGTTTGCGGCGTTCACACTTACTGTTATAAAAGCGGCTACAATAAGAATTAACTTTTTCATTGTTATAAAATTTAAAGTTTTAAAAATTTATTTGTTTGAAACCATACATTGAAATGCCGTGCCATAAAAACAAAACATTCATTCATAAATAGTTATAATTTTGCCGGTCAAAAAATCTGCTTAAAAGCGAACACTGGATGTCTGTTTTTGATACACTTGCAAAAAAATAATCCGGATAATTTGTTTTACCACATTCTCTGTGCATTTTTGTGTACAATTATGCTTTTAAAAGACGCTTCCATATTAATTGTTGATGATGATCCTGATGTATTAACAGCAGCCCGTTTGTTGCTGAAATCACAGGCAAAAGAAGTAATGACCGAAAAAAATCCTGAGAACCTGCGCTCCCTTTTTTTGAAGAAGGATTTTGACCTGGTGCTGATGGACATGAACTTCAACAGCACGATCAATACCGGTAACGAGGGGTTATACTGGCTGCGAAAAATAAGAGAGCTGGGCTCCAAAGCTTCGATCATTATGATCACGGCATACGGAGACATTGATCTTGCCGTACGGTCATTAAAAGAAGGCGCTTCGGATTTTATGCTGAAGCCCTGGCAGAACGATCAGCTCATTCAGAATGTAAAAGACCTGCTGAAAAAACGAACGGTAAAATCCGTACAGCAGGTAAACACCAGCGGTAGCGGATTGCTGGGCCAATCTGAAGCCATACTGGATGTGCTGAAAAAAATAGAAAAAATAGCGCCTACAGATGCAAATATCCTGATCCTGGGTGAGAATGGTACCGGCAAGGATCTTGCGGCGCATGCCATACACCAGCAATCATTAAGGGCTGGCAGGCCCTTTATCAAAACCGATGTAGGCTCTTTAACAGAAAGCCTTTTTGAAAGTGAACTGTTCGGGCACACCAAAGGCGCATTTACAGATGCGCGTGAAGAACGTACGGGGCGATTTGAGGCGGCAAACGGAGGTACTTTATTCCTGGATGAGATTGGCAATATCACACTGCATCAGCAGGCCCGTTTGTTAACAGTGTTGCAGAACAGGCAGGTTACCAAACTGGGGGCGCATCAACCTGTGCCGGTCGATATTCGCCTCATCTGCGCCACCAATGTACCCTTGGAAGAACTGGCAGATGAAAAACGTTTCAGAAAGGATTTGATTTACCGCATCAATACAGTAGAGATCATGCTGCCCCCGCTCAGGAAAAGAACGGGAGACATTGAGCTGCTGGCCAGGCATTTTGTAAAACAATATGGTGAAAAGTATTTTAAACCAGGTCTTGGGCTGGATAAAAAATCCATCGAAAAACTGAATCAGTATCATTTTCCCGGTAATGTGCGGGAACTGCAGTATGCTATTGAACGGGCGGTTATTATGAGCGATGGCGAAAGTATACAGCCGGCGGACATTGTTTTTTCACCTATTGAAACCAGGGGGGCAGAAATAACAAAAACGCCCGACTCCATCAACCTGAATACCCTGGAAAAAAATGCCATCCTCCTTGCTATTGAAAAGAACAAAGGGAACATTACAAAAGCCGCCAAAGAACTGGGCCTTACAAGAACAGCTCTTTACCGCAGGTTGAACAAATATGATATTGAGTAAAAAACGAAGGGAATTAGTGGCCGGGCTCTTAGGGCTGCTGGTTACCACGGCAGCTATTGCCTGGTGTTTGCTGCACCGGCAATGGTGGGGCGCCATAGCCTGCGCTCTTTTATGGATCTATCTGTTCGTTCTTATTATTAACAGTGCCGAAAAAACAGATAAAATCGTGCTGGAATTTGTAGAAGCGGTGAAGTATAATGATTTCAGCAAAAGCTACAATACCGCCCAGTCTTCCGGCGACATGAAAAAGCTTCTTATAGGGCTGAACTCGATCACGGACCGCTTTAAAGCGCTGAACAAGGAACGAAAAGCAGAGAACATTTATCTGCAGACCATTTTAGAAACGGTAGGCATCGGCATCATTTCTTTTGATGATAATACAGGGAATATTAACTGGATGAATGAATCCTTTAAAAAAATAACCGATATCCCCTACTTCAGAAATATCGGCGCACTGGAAAAAAGGAACCCCGATTTTTTGAACCTGCTGTTAAAGCTGGAGCCGGGTCAGACAGAGGTTTTTAATTTTAAAAAGGGAATGCTGGATGAAAAGCTGCTGGCTACCGCAGCGCTTTTTGCAACCAACGGGAAAACCGACAAATTAATATCGCTTCAGAATGTTAAGGAAACACTGGATGAAAATGAATCCATTGCCTGGCAGAAACTGCTCAACGTGATGACGCATGAGATCATGAATTCTGTTGCACCCATTTCATCACTTGCTGATACTTTAAAAAAACAACTGGAGCCAGGCGAAAATGAAGCCCCGCCGGTTATTGAGCCGGAAGACCTGAAACTGGGCCTGGAAACCATAAAGAAAAGAAGCGAAGGGCTGCAGCGCTTTGCCATCACTTACCGCAACCTGAATAAGATCACCAAACCGGTGCTGAAAAAAGTGCTGGCAAGCGATATATTTGACAACCTTCAAAACCTGATGCAGCCAACGCTGGATCAGAAAAGCATTGAACTGGATGTGATTTTAAAAGATCCGTTCTTAAGCATCCATGTTGATACCAGCCTGATAGAGCAGGTGCTCATTAACCTGATGACCAATGCCATTGAGGCAGTAAGAACCAGCGCCCGCCCGCGTATTATCCTGTCTGCATTTATGGATGCCGATAAGGCCTGCATAAAGGTAGCAGACAATGGTATGGGTGTTCCCCCGGATATTGCCGACCAGATCTTTATTCCCTTCTTCAGCACCCGTAAAAACGGTAACGGGATCGGGCTAAGCCTTTGCAAGCAGATAATGATCCTTCATAAAGGAAGCATCCAGATGAAAAGCAAGGAAGGGGAAGGCACTGTATTCCTGCTGCACTTTTAAGCCTGCCATTACAGGATACCCAGTATTTTTTTTGGAAGCGAATGAAAACGGTACCCCACCGTAACGGACAGCCCATTGCCCAGTGCATTTAATTTTTTAACGATCAGGTTGGTTTGCTCGTACTGGATGTACGCATTCAGATAACCATAAAAAATACGGCCGCTGTAGCCTGCGTTCATCCAGGCCTGTAGCTCAAACACGGGCTTTAATGGGTTATCATTATTAACTTCTTTCAGCGCCCCGGCCATAGCCGTTACAGCCGGTGATATGATCCACCGGCCGTTCCGGATGGAAAAATTATAATTGTACCCGGCTCCCAGGGTCATGCTGATCCATTGAGGATCTGATGATAGCAATTTATAGGTAAGCGAATCTTTGATCAGGGCATTACTGGGGTTTACCCAGTTAATCCGTTGCCATTGCGGGGTTGCTGCAAAAATAAGGCCGCCGGCGGATCTCAGCTGCCGCTCAGCAAAAGAACTACCTGCTTTATAGGAATATTTACTGGTATTGGTAAAATACATGAATTTAAGCCCCGCGTCATAATAACGCATGTCCCGGAAGGCATCATATTCCCGGCGCTCCTTTCCTCTCTGCAGAAGTAACCCGTTATAATAATTATAATAGGGAATAAAACTCATATCGGGACGGTTGTACCGGAATGAGAACGACGTATGTTTTAAATGTACATTCCTGTCGAGCTCTGTTCCTGGTATTCCCCACGAATACTGAACAGCCACCCATTTATAATTCAGGTACAACCCTGTATAGGCATTGGTGTTTGCAGCAAGCATAAAGCTGCTGGGGCGCTTACCAAATCCACGGAAATCAAACTTTGCGGAATAGTTCCCCATGTTCCATTCCGCCACATTACTCCGTTCGTATTTCCTTATAAAGCTGCTGTCACGTAAGTCCTGGGCAGCAATATCCAACACCACCCCAGTCAAACAAAAAAACAAGAAGAATCTTTTAAAAAAAAATTGCATTTAAAAATACTTCTGTACAGTTTTTGCCAGGAAGTCCGTATCCCCGTCAAAATGGTGCCCTCCTCTCAACACTTCATTCTTAAAATTTTTAAGGGTCACCAGTCTTACCGGGAAGTCTTTGTCATCAGCCGCCATAATTATAGCGGTTCTGGAATTGCCCAGCTTATTGATTTCGGCAACAACATCCATTCCCCTCTTCTTTGCCTTTCCCCACATATCGGCAATATGAATTTCAAAATCAGTAGATGCGGAGGGGGCCATCAGCACAGTACCAACCAGGTATTTTTTTACAGCAACCGGTAACCGGTTGACGATAAACGGGGCCACGTCTGCCCCGAATGAATAGCCGATCAGGATTATTTGCCGGTTCGGTCTTCCTTTGACGGCAGCATCAAGATAAGCTGTAAGATCAGCGGCAGCCTGTTCCGGTGTTTTTTTTGACCAGAAATA
This window encodes:
- a CDS encoding sigma-54-dependent transcriptional regulator encodes the protein MLLKDASILIVDDDPDVLTAARLLLKSQAKEVMTEKNPENLRSLFLKKDFDLVLMDMNFNSTINTGNEGLYWLRKIRELGSKASIIMITAYGDIDLAVRSLKEGASDFMLKPWQNDQLIQNVKDLLKKRTVKSVQQVNTSGSGLLGQSEAILDVLKKIEKIAPTDANILILGENGTGKDLAAHAIHQQSLRAGRPFIKTDVGSLTESLFESELFGHTKGAFTDAREERTGRFEAANGGTLFLDEIGNITLHQQARLLTVLQNRQVTKLGAHQPVPVDIRLICATNVPLEELADEKRFRKDLIYRINTVEIMLPPLRKRTGDIELLARHFVKQYGEKYFKPGLGLDKKSIEKLNQYHFPGNVRELQYAIERAVIMSDGESIQPADIVFSPIETRGAEITKTPDSINLNTLEKNAILLAIEKNKGNITKAAKELGLTRTALYRRLNKYDIE
- a CDS encoding sensor histidine kinase, whose translation is MILSKKRRELVAGLLGLLVTTAAIAWCLLHRQWWGAIACALLWIYLFVLIINSAEKTDKIVLEFVEAVKYNDFSKSYNTAQSSGDMKKLLIGLNSITDRFKALNKERKAENIYLQTILETVGIGIISFDDNTGNINWMNESFKKITDIPYFRNIGALEKRNPDFLNLLLKLEPGQTEVFNFKKGMLDEKLLATAALFATNGKTDKLISLQNVKETLDENESIAWQKLLNVMTHEIMNSVAPISSLADTLKKQLEPGENEAPPVIEPEDLKLGLETIKKRSEGLQRFAITYRNLNKITKPVLKKVLASDIFDNLQNLMQPTLDQKSIELDVILKDPFLSIHVDTSLIEQVLINLMTNAIEAVRTSARPRIILSAFMDADKACIKVADNGMGVPPDIADQIFIPFFSTRKNGNGIGLSLCKQIMILHKGSIQMKSKEGEGTVFLLHF
- a CDS encoding DUF4421 family protein, whose amino-acid sequence is MFFCLTGVVLDIAAQDLRDSSFIRKYERSNVAEWNMGNYSAKFDFRGFGKRPSSFMLAANTNAYTGLYLNYKWVAVQYSWGIPGTELDRNVHLKHTSFSFRYNRPDMSFIPYYNYYNGLLLQRGKERREYDAFRDMRYYDAGLKFMYFTNTSKYSYKAGSSFAERQLRSAGGLIFAATPQWQRINWVNPSNALIKDSLTYKLLSSDPQWISMTLGAGYNYNFSIRNGRWIISPAVTAMAGALKEVNNDNPLKPVFELQAWMNAGYSGRIFYGYLNAYIQYEQTNLIVKKLNALGNGLSVTVGYRFHSLPKKILGIL
- a CDS encoding AcvB/VirJ family lysyl-phosphatidylglycerol hydrolase; translated protein: MKAVNLFLIVVFTLWGRITEAQELPVKNWNGNNKKPLVVYISGDGGFNSFTNSFCTAINKDGYTIAAINARSYFWSKKTPEQAAADLTAYLDAAVKGRPNRQIILIGYSFGADVAPFIVNRLPVAVKKYLVGTVLMAPSASTDFEIHIADMWGKAKKRGMDVVAEINKLGNSRTAIIMAADDKDFPVRLVTLKNFKNEVLRGGHHFDGDTDFLAKTVQKYF